A single genomic interval of Cervus elaphus chromosome 19, mCerEla1.1, whole genome shotgun sequence harbors:
- the LOC122676006 gene encoding zinc finger matrin-type protein 2 has protein sequence MASGSGTKNLDFRRKWDKDEYEKLAEKRLTEEREKKDGKPVQPVKRELLRHRDYKVDLESKLGKTIVITKTTPQSEMGGYYCNVCDCVVKDSINFLDHINGKKHQRNLGMSMRVERSTLDQVKKRFEVNKKKMEEKQKDYDFEERMKELREEEEKAKAYKKEKQKEKKRRAEEDLTFEEDDEMAAVMGFSGFGSTKKSY, from the coding sequence ATGGCGTCAGGCAGTGGGACAAAAAACTTGGACTTTCGCCGAAAGTGGGACAAAGATGAATATGAGAAGCTCGCCGAGAAGAGGCTCacggaagagagagaaaagaaggatgGAAAACCAGTGCAGCCAGTTAAGCGAGAGCTTCTCCGGCATAGGGACTACAAGGTGGACCTGGAATCCAAACTCGGGAAGACAATTGTCATTACCAAGACCACCCCACAGTCTGAGATGGGAGGATACTACTGCAATGTCTGTGACTGTGTGGTGAAAGACTCTATTAACTTCCTGGATCACATTAATGGAAAGAAACATCAGCGAAACCTGGGCATGTCTATGCGTGTGGAACGTTCCACCTTGGATCAGGTGAAGAAACGTTTTGAAGTCAACAAGAAGAAGAtggaagagaagcagaaggatTATGATTTTGAGGAAAGGATGAAGGAActcagagaagaggaggaaaaggccaaAGCCTAcaagaaagagaagcagaaggagaagaaaaggagggCTGAGGAGGACTTGACATTTGAGGAGGATGATGAAATGGCAGCTGTGATGGGCTTCTCTGGCTTTGGTTCCACCAAGAAGAGTTACTGA